The Roseibium sp. Sym1 nucleotide sequence GGCCGAATTTACCGAGCGTACCGGAGACAAGCGACAGGTAGCCTGCATATTCCGCCACTCCGTCGCGTGTCGCGTGCCATGCTTTATCAGTCGGGGCTAGCCTGAGTGCGGCGGCAATCTCCACAACTACTCTATCGGCTTTTTGACCCAGTGCTTTCCGATCGCCGGAAGCGCCTCCGATCTGAACCTTTTCCACGCGGGGCCGCAATTCGGACAGCCGCGCCAAGTGGTCGTTCAACGGCAATCTCCACGTTTGAACCCGATCGCGTACCTTGATCTTGGTGGCCGACTGCATCCTGGTACGTCCCATAAGAGGCTCATCGCCAAAACGTTTCTCTACGTCCTCGAAACTGCGATAAAGCGCTACCAGGCGCTGAGATAATAGGTCGGATGCTTCGCGCAACGTCAGTGCCAGCGCGGTGTCCATCACATCTTGTGAGGTTGCACCCTTGTGCACCACGTTATCCGGGGAAACGGCTTTCAACTGATCTACAAGCCGCGGAACCGGAACCCCGTCTTGACTCATGCCCCTGGCAATGTCGTCCAGGTCAATTTCCGCTGTTTCGATTGCCTCCGCCGCTGTCTCGGCCGTATCCGCATCAAACAACCCGACCTTTGCGCAAGCGCGCGACCACGCTGCCTCGAAGGCCAGCATATGTCTAATCTGGCGTTCCGGCGACAATATCCTGGCCATCTCCGCATCGCCAAAAAGACCGGAGAGCCAAGGGTGGTCGAAAACAGATAAGCTCACAAAAAAGGCCCTGAATTAAAGGGGCGACCCATGCCGCCCCCTTGGCAAAACAAACCGGAAATATCGCACGATGCTCTAGATATCGAGAAAGACGGTTTCTCCCTCGCCCTGGAGACGAATGTCGAAGCGGTATTTGCCCTCGCCGGTTTTCTTTGCGACGAGCGTTTCCACGCGATGGCGCTGTTCTATCCGGTTTAGCAGCGGGTCTTTCGAATTGTCCTCATCCTCGAAGTAAAGCCGAGTGTTGAGGCCGATGTTGATCCCGCGGGACACCACCCAAAGAGAGATATGCGGCGCACTTTCGACACCGCCACGGCCTTTGTAACGGCCGGGTTTGACCGTGCGCAGCGTGAACTCACCAGAGTCCGCATCCGCGGCAAAACGACAATGGCCGGTAAAGGCGGGATCGGCTCCTTCGGTGCCCGGGAAAATACCTCCCGCGTCACACTGCCAGCTTTCGATCAGTGCGTCCCGCATTG carries:
- the pcaG gene encoding protocatechuate 3,4-dioxygenase subunit alpha produces the protein MVQKLDNLIETPSQTAGPYVHIGLMPTYAGNAGYYHEEIGTTPIQGDVKGDIIEIVGSVYDGTGWAMRDALIESWQCDAGGIFPGTEGADPAFTGHCRFAADADSGEFTLRTVKPGRYKGRGGVESAPHISLWVVSRGINIGLNTRLYFEDEDNSKDPLLNRIEQRHRVETLVAKKTGEGKYRFDIRLQGEGETVFLDI
- a CDS encoding 3-carboxy-cis,cis-muconate cycloisomerase, with protein sequence MSLSVFDHPWLSGLFGDAEMARILSPERQIRHMLAFEAAWSRACAKVGLFDADTAETAAEAIETAEIDLDDIARGMSQDGVPVPRLVDQLKAVSPDNVVHKGATSQDVMDTALALTLREASDLLSQRLVALYRSFEDVEKRFGDEPLMGRTRMQSATKIKVRDRVQTWRLPLNDHLARLSELRPRVEKVQIGGASGDRKALGQKADRVVVEIAAALRLAPTDKAWHATRDGVAEYAGYLSLVSGTLGKFGQDVALMKQQGIEEITLSGGGGSSAMPHKKNPIGAELLVTLAQFNAVQVSAMHHSVVHEQERSGKAWTLEWMVLPQMLMATARAIAVAHTICKSIEHIGSMQS